The sequence AGCTTCTTTGTTTTTAACCTCTTCAAGTGCTTCGTCCTAAAAATGATAGGAACAATTATAGGTGCAGCATCAATATTGACACTATAAAAGATGAAACAAGAATAACACGGTCCAacgcatgaataatcgcatctgaTGATGAAACATGCCGAATGCACATCATTGACTAACTATAGAATAACCAAAAGTCAGTGTACTCACTTAAACTTTCTGGGAATGTGTGTTAGACCATGTTCCATTGTTTGTGTGGGTGAGTTCCCATATAGCAATACAATCTGGCTCTTCTCCAGTTTCTAAGTTTCTCTGCAAGTAATATAACAATGAGATGCTTGAAACATGACACCATATTTAGCAGCAAGGCATACATATTTAATTGGACTCGTACCTTCTCAAAACTAACTTGCGAGTAAGATTTTGATCCGATTATATGTTTTGTCTTCTGTTTCTTATGGTTATCAGCGTTCTTTTGGCTGCGTTCCTATCAATTCATTGAAACCAGATATAACCAATGAGACTAGCCATTTCACCTTAACACATAATAGACAAACCGTGACCTTAGAGATAACCTGAAATTTTGAATCAGTGCCAAAGTACTCAATCATCCATTCCCACTCATCTGGATGTAAATCTTCAGGCAGATTAGCCAATCTAGCTGCATCCGTTTTGTATGCCTTGTAAGTGGAGCTTAGAGTTGATCGACAGCCTCTATATCTCTCTTTTGCAATTTTGAGAACTTTTTCTTCTGTTTCTGGTGTATCTTCCAGGTCCCACCTGTCCTGTAAAGCATACAACAAATAAATATACATAAGCAGTGCATTATCGATGGTAAAATAAGATAACACATGTGAAAAATATTGTGCTCACTATTATATCTGCAACAATGAGTCGATGAATGGTAGGGTGAATGTCCGACCACGTCCTCACTCCAATGAGTGGTAACTTTCTTTTCATTATTACTACCACGTCATCCTTGAACAAACGATAGTTCATTCCTACTGTACCACCCAATTTTCCAGAGAATGTAATATTTAGCTTTGCAGATCCATTGGCAAAACGCTTCTTAGATGCTTTAAAACCTTTTAGAACACCTCGCCCTTTCTTCTTCTGTCCACCAGCTTCTACAGCCCAAATCATACAAGAAAAATTGTATTACTCAGCATTAGATTGTAAGAAATGATGACACAAATGTAAACAAAAGCAAGTACCATCCTGTAGTCGCGCACGGTTGCAGCGAGCATGGGATGGCCATTCAGCAAGGGAACACATGTCATTAGCAGACACTGGAATGTCAGATTGTTCTGGAGTTGCTGTAAAAGATTTAGTATTCTTGAAGGTTTAGCTATTTAACCCACACCAAGATTTTATGCATTATAGGAAATGCTAAATAATTTACCAGATTTGGGTTGTCCACGTTGGTTTTTGTATGCCGTTATACTTTCCATCATTGTTAAGAGAACAGAGCCTTTCTTTACTGCACACAAAAACAATCATGGGACTTAGCATTAACAAAGCATTGATGTTCTGCACCATTCAGATAGGTGATTATGAAGTAAGGATGTTGCGTACCAGGAGCATCCTCCGTAAAATTCATCATTGTGCCCTTGTGTGGGTAAACCAGACATATGTGAATGAACATGAAAGGAAAAGTATCAGTGATAGGTTCATGAAAATACTACTCTGAATCTATAGGAAAAAAATGCAATGTGACTCGTGTAAGACCAAATATCTATTAGAAATCAGCTtatagtaatctgaatcaaatgcaatgcagatgatgactaAACCTGAATCCTCTGCTCTGTTGACGCACATATAACATCTAATATATGACATTATGTTTTAAAATGTGTTGAAAGAAACTCATCTCGATCTACGCTAATTGCTAAAaaatatttataagaaagtgactGTAGGATGTATAAGAAGAAACCAGAGTGTAAGAATGTGGATTTATTTTAGGCAAGACGGATAATATTACATCGAAAGCTAATCAACCTGATTCAGTTATAAGAATTAATGTTGTATGCAgagtgacagtgatggtgatggtAGGATTCTAAGTGTAATGTAAAGATTCAGACTGAACCCAGGGGGGAAACAAATGTAAAGTGGATCATGAAAGCATCCATGTATGTAGAAAAATACCTGGTATTTGGCACCATTATTAGTTGGGGGATTGAACTCAGAAAGCCGGCACTTATCTATAAAAATGCAAGCTAGCTAGCTTTGCACATACAGATTACAGAGTATGTCTATATCTTTCAGTTAATGGATCTAATGCTCAAAAACCAATCTAATGCTCACGACCCCCTTTGGAGTCCACGAGGAAACAGAGCGAAACAGGAGCAGAGATGGTGGAGAGGCCTGCAGGCACCTCGGGCACGCTAGGGTCGGGTGCGGCAGTAACCAGCGCCTGGCCACCATGTCACGACACCGGCGTGCACAGCCGAGATGGCTGCGGCCATGAACCGGGCCGGGAGGCCCCATCGAGCCCCAGTTCAAGGCCGAGGTGAGCTCCATGGCGGCCAGCCTTCAGGCCAAGGTGAGGCGCTGCACCGACCCTCCAGGCCGCGAGAGCCTCCGCCGAGGCGGCCAAATCGAGGCGGTGGGAAAATGCTACCGGCGGCGGCATGTCCCCTGCCCTGACTTCTTTTCTACGGCCAAGCGGCGATCCGAGGAGAGAAGGGGCAGCCCCTCTGAATGGATCAGGATCGAGAGAGGCGTGCATCGATGAGGAGCTCGTTTGGGAGGGGGGTTTGATCCCGGACGGAGGCGGGCGCggaggagaggggggagggggagatcGAGGAGGACTGGATTTTTCAGCGATGGAGGAGATCGGGAGGAGGACTAACCTGACGCCGTGCACCTGACATGGTTCGCTCTATTGACGCCGTCATGACGCCGGCAGCACAGATGAACCGAGACGAGAGCTCAGATCCAATCGCCCGTGAAGACGCCGTCGTTTGGTCTAGAATTATATATTCCTGGGTTGTTAGGAAGGTATTTAGCGGGAAGCTCATTTTTTGGTGGGAACAAAGACGCTAATTTGGGACCTTTTAGCAGGAGGTTAAAAAATATTGGCGCAAAAAACAGTACACCTAAATTAGGTGGTGGGAAAGTAACT comes from Triticum aestivum cultivar Chinese Spring chromosome 5B, IWGSC CS RefSeq v2.1, whole genome shotgun sequence and encodes:
- the LOC123114858 gene encoding uncharacterized protein, producing the protein MSGARRQGTMMNFTEDAPVKKGSVLLTMMESITAYKNQRGQPKSATPEQSDIPVSANDMCSLAEWPSHARCNRARLQDEAGGQKKKGRGVLKGFKASKKRFANGSAKLNITFSGKLGGTVGMNYRLFKDDVVVIMKRKLPLIGVRTWSDIHPTIHRLIVADIIDRWDLEDTPETEEKVLKIAKERYRGCRSTLSSTYKAYKTDAARLANLPEDLHPDEWEWMIEYFGTDSKFQERSQKNADNHKKQKTKHIIGSKSYSQVSFEKRNLETGEEPDCIAIWELTHTNNGTWSNTHSQKV